aatcTTTAATGACTTCAattgttctgtttattttctgatttttgtatggatattgttttgtttttataaaactcAAGAAATATTATATAAGAATAAAAAGCAGTAAAACAAATAGCCCTAAATATGGCTAACTTTATGCAGACATGTCACACCTAGGGGTAAGTTTACTAcagcttctttaaaaaaaaaaaaaaaaaaaaaagtgggtgttgcccatagcaaccacattctctgctaattggttgctatggcaataCTTGCAGGTTTCCTTTTTAACTTGagtaaatctaccccccccccccttgtgttGAATATTCAAACTTGTTATAGACTACTGCAgtattttgtactttttcttAATGTCCATCAACATCTTTATCTTATGTCTGTTTGTTCCCTTACAAAACCTCGTAAAAACTGTTGTTTAGGTTTGTTTTGTATACTTGAGTTAAACTGTTCTTCAAATGTCAGGTTACAGCAGTTTTTGCTGTATGTGAATATGTTTTGCCTTTGCTTAAaaagttctctctctctctcatatctatctatctatctctatattgATCAACAAATATACAAAATGGAAGTGATCAGATTTGTCTTAACCACTCCAGAAGCATTTAAATATATTCAGGCCGTATCACTAGTTCAATTTCCTCCACTGGCTATATATGCTGCAGGGAAAACACAGTAGGAAATTAAATGTTGGCCATGATTTGTTCCATCATTTTTACAGTGTAACTACACAATTATGTTTAATTATAGAAGATGTAATGTTTAGAGGGATACCATATGTAATTACAAGCTGTTATCTATAAATGGTTTGTGTGTAGTTGTTACAGATGTCAATGACATCTAAGCTAATGTTAACACGTTATAAAAGGTAGGGGCAAAATGTAGAAATCCTCTCTGGCTCATACTAGACACAGGGACGACTCTCCCTCTGCTATAGAATACCCAGTGATGATATCACCAGGGATGCCAGGATGGATAGAAGATAAACCTTGTTTTCCATGTAAAATGTTCTACATTGAATGTTCTGCATTATTGTTTCCAGCCATTACACAGGGAGTAGCTGTTGTCAGTGTAACTACAAGTGCTGTCTGAAAATTAGTGTAATGGTACTGCCTGGTACAATAAGGCACCACACAGCTCGATGTACAGTTATGTTTAGTAGTGCAAAGGGGTTAGGTAGAAATCATTTTCTAAGTGTCCAAAATTTCCAAGGACAATCCTAATTTAAAAATTTGTCCTGAGAAATTATTGCATTTTTCATTGTTTAAAAGCACTATCTGTATATTCATATTCTCTTCGCTTTAGATGTAGATAAAAATTGATGTTGGGAATTTAAAACGCCAATTTTAGCAAAACATAGTGAGGATTAAAGTGCACAAATGTCCGCGTGCAGAGTGATGTGCTTTGCTGCACTTACTCAACAGCACTTTGTCAATGCAACTATTAGAAATAGACCTATGCAGATGTAactaattaaaaagtaaaataaaacaacctACAAAGGCTGTTCAACAGTAAACAAGAGCACTGGCAACAGAGATCCTTTATTGGCAagatttaaatattgtttaattGAAAAACTTTGTTTTCAATAATTTACTTAAAGGAGGGGACCAATACTTACCAATATGgataaaaatgcattaaatgtTTACACAATTGTACAGAAATGCCTGGTAAAATTCAGCATGTTAGTATTCAGAGTTTTCATTTTACAGAAACATACATAAACAAATGAAATACTTGCACCTCAAAACAGAGAGAGGTTAAATATTTAATTGAAGGTATCTTTTTTTCCCAAGACCATATATTTTGTCCACAAATTATTTTCTCATTCATTCACATACAGTTTGATTCTTCCTACTTTAATAAAGTACAAAGAGATGCTGCTACACACGACATGATATCAGTTGGTCTTGGAAAGGTTTATTTTTCACATGGTGGTGATAAAGTTAAAGCAACGTTGTAGGAAGATTGCTGTTTTGCCACCTAAGGCAAGTAGTCTTGGAATGCTTGTATAAGTGGCTGGATTGGCTAAACCGTTTTCCACATTTCAGGCAGGCATatggtttttcacctgtatgTACTCTGATATGCTTTTTGCAGTCTGTTAAAGTCAGAAATGTCTTGCAGCATATTTTACACGCATATTTGCGGGCACCCTCCACCACTAACACATTATGCTCAGATAAAGCTTTCTTGCACTTTGAAAGAACATCTGCTGATGCCCTTGTCAACTGTGGTGGACCCTGCTGAGATGTGTTCCCATTTTCATATGATGAACTTGCTCCATTCATCATCAGTTGGGAACTGGAGTGATCCTGTAGCTGTGTGCTTCGGACAGATGTTACGATGGGCATTTTGGGGGCAATACGACGATAATTTGGAAAATTAAAAGCTCGGCCTCTTGCATTCCCCATGATAGATCTCGACATAGAGTGAAGCCCTAATCCAGACCTGGAGAATTCCATCCCAAAAGGATCATTCCCACGATAATTGGAGGATTGAACACAGGGCATAGACATTACGTCCTGCATAGGACGAGCAAAATGAGAATCCGGTCCATCACCGAAAGGATTATCCATGTGAGAGATAACATTAGACGAATGACCACTGGGTCCTGACTCAGGGCTCACTAGGTATGATACTTCCCCATCCATTCTACAATCACTGGTTGTATTTGGAATGTTATCATCACTGTTTTGACTTAAGCCAAGGTTGCCATTTCTGTTCTTGTTTAGAAAATTAGAAATGCTAAAAGAGGATTTATGCTCCAAATTGGCAGTCACATCTAATATATGAATATCCCCAACCCTGTCAGTACTAGACTGGGGATCCGAAAAACTACGATCACTACTTTCTGGGCTGAGTTCAATCTTTTCTGCACTTGCAACACCTTCTACTTCAACAGGCTCACTTCCCTCTGCTTGGGAAGTGACATCGCTTACTTCATCCTGAGGTTCAGGAGAGCTCATAGGCTCTGATTTAACGATAACTCTCATGTGGTCTTTTTCATCCATTGTAATGTCATGAGTCTCTGAGGGATACATTGTTTTATCACAAACAGACTCTTGACCGTAACTTGTTTCAACTGGGTTTGTCTGAGACACCATTGAGATAATGTTTTCTCCGCTGTTGTCTGACTGGCTAGGTACTTGTGCATCTTCTTGGTTGTTGTATGACTGGTCAAACATGAGTGTGCTTTCCTCCTGGTGATCTGTGACAGAATCAGATTTCATATTATCTGTCATTTTGAGTGAATCAGGAGAAAAATATTCTTCACGTGAATTGA
The Mixophyes fleayi isolate aMixFle1 chromosome 1, aMixFle1.hap1, whole genome shotgun sequence DNA segment above includes these coding regions:
- the ZBTB5 gene encoding zinc finger and BTB domain-containing protein 5, with the translated sequence MDFPGHFEQTFQQLNYQRLQGQLCDCVIVVGSRHFKAHRSVLAACSTHFRALFTVAESDQSMNMIQLDSEVVTAEAFAALIDMMYTSTLMLGESNVMDVLLAASHLHLNSVVKACKHYLTTRTLPMSSPNDRAQEQNARMQRSFMLQQLGLSIVSSALNSNQSNEEQQQNSMSSSVRNNMVEQRATFPIRRLHKRKQSSEERARQRMRTSIEECLITDVTNENVQSMVNSREEYFSPDSLKMTDNMKSDSVTDHQEESTLMFDQSYNNQEDAQVPSQSDNSGENIISMVSQTNPVETSYGQESVCDKTMYPSETHDITMDEKDHMRVIVKSEPMSSPEPQDEVSDVTSQAEGSEPVEVEGVASAEKIELSPESSDRSFSDPQSSTDRVGDIHILDVTANLEHKSSFSISNFLNKNRNGNLGLSQNSDDNIPNTTSDCRMDGEVSYLVSPESGPSGHSSNVISHMDNPFGDGPDSHFARPMQDVMSMPCVQSSNYRGNDPFGMEFSRSGLGLHSMSRSIMGNARGRAFNFPNYRRIAPKMPIVTSVRSTQLQDHSSSQLMMNGASSSYENGNTSQQGPPQLTRASADVLSKCKKALSEHNVLVVEGARKYACKICCKTFLTLTDCKKHIRVHTGEKPYACLKCGKRFSQSSHLYKHSKTTCLRWQNSNLPTTLL